One segment of Thermococcus sp. AM4 DNA contains the following:
- a CDS encoding tripartite tricarboxylate transporter permease gives MVPLSEILVWSLAGVLFGAVISWIPGFHIFNIMALLVAVFGVGELMPVQAFPFFAIGAIVAYAYVSAISSVYFSVADESAVFLLFPTQRYLLLGRGHEAVLLYLIGAVAGTLILVLSALFIFPKVLPPIYQATSPYITYFLTAIVVFMFMSEWPKEGDRGKTPLQRLWLAWRQILGGMLVFFLSGVLGFAVMNTNLLPSTSAYTRLTPMFIGFFGMSWVLLNILSNPPMLPQKVDDKVESSVYNTLKASFGGALGGTIAAVYPIITGGMGALIAGHITSQRGDDAFIISQGVNRVIYYVGAFTLLFLPNLRLTRGAAAWLVSSVYTPKSYAEYLAAIGVILLSAGISFVFTYYLSRLIAKSFTVVHIRKLSYVVAVVLIVISYVLTGPMGVLVLFVSTAIGMMAAAFNTRRSYCLGGLVLPVLISMTGHTGEFMHLLGLG, from the coding sequence ATGGTTCCCCTCTCCGAGATCCTGGTCTGGTCGCTCGCCGGGGTGCTCTTTGGGGCGGTCATCTCCTGGATCCCCGGCTTTCACATCTTCAACATCATGGCCCTACTCGTTGCGGTCTTCGGCGTCGGCGAGCTGATGCCGGTTCAGGCCTTTCCGTTCTTCGCGATCGGCGCGATAGTCGCCTACGCCTACGTGAGCGCGATATCGAGCGTCTACTTCAGCGTCGCCGACGAGAGCGCGGTCTTCCTCCTCTTCCCAACCCAGCGCTACCTGCTTCTCGGCAGGGGACACGAGGCCGTGCTGCTATACCTAATTGGCGCGGTTGCCGGGACGCTGATACTCGTGCTCAGCGCCCTCTTCATCTTCCCCAAGGTCCTCCCGCCGATCTACCAGGCGACCAGCCCCTACATAACCTACTTCCTCACCGCCATAGTGGTCTTCATGTTCATGAGCGAGTGGCCCAAGGAGGGCGACCGCGGTAAAACGCCCCTCCAGAGACTCTGGTTAGCTTGGAGGCAGATACTCGGCGGAATGCTGGTGTTCTTCCTCTCGGGCGTCCTCGGCTTCGCGGTCATGAACACCAATCTGCTTCCCTCAACCAGCGCCTACACCCGCTTAACGCCGATGTTCATAGGCTTCTTCGGAATGTCGTGGGTTCTCCTCAACATCCTCTCCAACCCGCCGATGCTCCCGCAGAAGGTCGACGACAAGGTCGAGAGCAGCGTTTACAACACCCTCAAGGCGAGCTTTGGAGGGGCCTTAGGAGGCACGATAGCGGCCGTTTACCCGATAATCACTGGAGGTATGGGGGCTCTCATAGCGGGCCACATAACCAGCCAGCGCGGTGATGACGCCTTCATCATCAGCCAGGGCGTCAACAGGGTGATCTACTACGTTGGCGCCTTCACGCTCCTCTTCCTGCCGAACCTCAGGCTGACGAGGGGGGCGGCGGCGTGGCTGGTGAGCTCGGTCTACACGCCGAAGAGCTACGCCGAGTACCTCGCGGCCATAGGCGTCATCCTGCTCAGCGCGGGGATAAGCTTCGTGTTCACCTACTACCTCTCCAGGCTCATAGCTAAGAGCTTCACGGTGGTCCACATCAGAAAGCTCTCCTACGTCGTTGCGGTGGTTCTCATAGTGATCTCCTACGTCCTCACCGGCCCGATGGGTGTGCTTGTCCTCTTCGTCTCGACTGCCATAGGCATGATGGCGGCTGCCTTCAACACGAGGAGGAGCTACTGCCTCGGCGGCCTCGTCCTGCCCGTGCTGATAAGCATGACCGGGCACACCGGCGAGTTCATGCATCTCCTTGGTCTGGGGTGA
- a CDS encoding methyltransferase domain-containing protein yields MEEIYYLTSREARLLLTSRNSVRVNLDLRKTGRTWEVKREGDEFVFPDGTRVSREIIERIARDAENVYFIRKGVYKAAIAGEHFYKLVPTIPPTIEINGIRMHRTKGVNPLQDTRNKVNAVKPKEGETVLDTCMGLGYTAIEASKRGAYVITIEKDKNVIELARINPWSRELFTGGRIQVIHGDAFEVVKRFKDESFDVVIHDPPRFSLAGQLYSEEFYRELFRVLKPGGRLFHYVGNPGKKYRRKDLQKGVMERLRRAGFVGVKRVEEALGVVARKPENKGGKN; encoded by the coding sequence ATGGAGGAGATCTACTACCTGACCTCCAGGGAGGCGAGACTCCTGCTGACCTCCAGGAACTCGGTCAGGGTAAACCTCGATCTGCGAAAGACCGGCAGAACGTGGGAGGTGAAGAGGGAAGGGGACGAGTTCGTCTTCCCCGACGGAACGAGGGTTTCCAGAGAGATCATAGAGAGGATCGCGAGGGACGCGGAGAACGTCTACTTCATCAGGAAAGGTGTCTACAAGGCGGCCATCGCCGGAGAGCACTTCTACAAGCTCGTGCCGACGATTCCGCCGACGATTGAGATAAACGGCATCAGGATGCACAGGACGAAGGGGGTAAACCCGCTCCAGGACACGAGGAACAAGGTGAACGCGGTTAAGCCGAAGGAGGGCGAGACGGTCTTAGACACCTGCATGGGGCTCGGCTACACGGCAATAGAGGCCTCGAAGAGGGGGGCCTACGTAATAACGATCGAGAAGGACAAAAACGTCATCGAGCTTGCCAGGATAAACCCCTGGAGCAGGGAGCTCTTCACGGGCGGTAGAATCCAGGTGATCCACGGCGACGCCTTCGAGGTCGTGAAGCGCTTTAAGGACGAGAGCTTCGATGTCGTAATCCACGATCCGCCGCGCTTTTCCTTAGCCGGCCAGCTCTACTCGGAGGAGTTCTACCGCGAGCTTTTCAGGGTTCTAAAGCCCGGAGGGAGGCTCTTCCATTACGTCGGCAATCCAGGGAAGAAATACCGCAGAAAGGACCTCCAGAAGGGTGTCATGGAGCGGTTGAGGAGGGCGGGCTTCGTCGGCGTTAAAAGGGTCGAAGAGGCGCTTGGAGTCGTTGCGAGAAAGCCGGAAAACAAAGGAGGGAAGAACTAA
- a CDS encoding metal-dependent hydrolase, translating to MRGFTHYISGLAAATFFPSLVSDLRMGILLPVIAAAAAYFPDFVDFKFGKFFARRDYEIDPAPWDEKKHYAPKLVKIKELSEKNRYQFFAIEGKVEEILTRGSGTVTYTILDENGEQRTVEEEYNSIVFVLNDGTGRITVEAVGDDYKFFEEEFGQIEEGKEILVFGYVDVDEVDNELRFVVSDAPHPQGIAETIARAIEEAYHGGERIVKIHNIRLPGDVYRQFFVHLDPPKREVRVEMGPIVTPGGVAITDKPPEYRRYGIAKVNVPFIKTYPKPTRVDSFSGPEIAFRRAKFNGKTVVKDRFLPWHHGFSHSLTMGIIIGAVVYAIFKLLGYNHATDLALASMIGQWLHVFEDQLGFMGSNLLPPITKDVIPGFKLGESGSGLTNFSTAWLMIAFMIWNFNRFTEPRPIPIGDAKLLLLLIWPSIIGFGIAIAKSFKLRKEIAQLMDYYTNLEAFEELEEVGGI from the coding sequence ATGAGGGGCTTTACCCACTACATCTCTGGTCTCGCCGCTGCGACCTTCTTCCCCTCGCTGGTGTCCGACCTCAGGATGGGGATCCTGCTCCCGGTAATAGCGGCTGCCGCCGCCTACTTCCCGGACTTCGTCGATTTCAAGTTCGGGAAGTTCTTCGCCAGGAGGGACTACGAGATCGATCCCGCTCCCTGGGACGAGAAGAAGCACTACGCTCCGAAGCTCGTGAAGATAAAGGAGCTGAGCGAGAAGAACCGCTACCAGTTCTTCGCCATCGAGGGAAAGGTCGAGGAGATACTGACGAGGGGTTCCGGAACCGTTACCTACACAATCCTCGACGAGAACGGCGAGCAGAGGACCGTTGAGGAGGAGTACAACAGCATCGTCTTCGTCCTCAACGACGGAACCGGAAGGATAACCGTCGAGGCCGTTGGGGACGACTACAAGTTCTTCGAGGAGGAGTTCGGTCAGATCGAGGAGGGCAAGGAGATCCTCGTCTTCGGCTACGTTGACGTGGACGAGGTCGATAACGAGCTCCGCTTCGTCGTCAGCGACGCCCCTCACCCACAGGGCATAGCCGAGACAATAGCCAGAGCAATAGAGGAGGCCTACCACGGGGGCGAGAGGATAGTCAAGATCCACAACATCCGCCTTCCGGGGGACGTTTACAGGCAGTTCTTCGTTCATCTCGATCCGCCGAAGAGGGAAGTTCGCGTTGAGATGGGGCCGATAGTAACGCCCGGTGGCGTGGCGATAACGGACAAGCCGCCCGAGTACAGGCGCTACGGAATAGCGAAGGTGAACGTTCCCTTCATCAAGACCTATCCGAAGCCAACCCGCGTGGATTCCTTCTCCGGCCCGGAGATAGCCTTCAGGAGGGCAAAGTTCAACGGTAAAACGGTCGTCAAGGACCGTTTCCTGCCCTGGCACCACGGCTTCAGCCACTCGCTCACGATGGGCATCATAATAGGTGCAGTTGTCTACGCGATATTCAAGTTACTTGGCTACAACCACGCCACTGACTTGGCTTTGGCCTCGATGATCGGCCAGTGGCTGCACGTCTTCGAGGACCAGCTCGGCTTCATGGGGAGCAATCTGCTGCCTCCGATCACAAAGGACGTCATTCCGGGCTTCAAGCTCGGCGAGAGCGGCAGCGGCTTGACGAACTTCTCCACAGCCTGGCTGATGATAGCCTTCATGATCTGGAACTTCAACCGCTTCACCGAACCGAGGCCGATCCCGATAGGCGATGCAAAGCTCCTCCTGCTCCTGATATGGCCCTCGATAATAGGCTTTGGCATAGCGATAGCGAAGAGCTTCAAGCTGAGGAAGGAGATAGCCCAGCTCATGGACTACTACACGAACCTCGAAGCCTTTGAGGAGCTGGAGGAGGTCGGAGGGATTTAG
- a CDS encoding tetratricopeptide repeat protein, with amino-acid sequence MSMSSYDDILVLASKGLFEEAVRAAGEIEDPFERADALLEVAFRAKDERKDMVPLLLEEIERALKKIKDPGDRAYIYSKLARFHAAIGNGDESTEFFDRAAEEIARIRDEGERAIAMAVLAQNLALTGLTEEAIETFNEAFDAVISAEMDYRTKLDVITEIAGLIESAGDSLDSREAIRFYEMAYDIFDKLRISHRAADVEKKLKMAKTLYYHGPPEVRAALLEGRYHYALKLMEKLYKDPQERFIAMLEMASWLKQIGVPEYLDVLEGAFKLFERIGLSETNVQRAAAILSGMGELEKALRFAVDIKDPEKRDDALAAISLKLAERKDFPEAREVAKLIGNSMLKARLLEEIARIEEESRWEI; translated from the coding sequence ATGAGTATGAGTTCGTACGATGATATACTCGTGCTCGCTTCTAAGGGCCTCTTTGAGGAGGCCGTGAGGGCCGCCGGGGAGATAGAGGACCCCTTTGAGCGGGCCGACGCGCTTCTGGAAGTGGCATTCAGGGCGAAGGACGAGCGGAAGGACATGGTCCCCCTTCTCCTCGAGGAGATAGAAAGGGCCCTCAAGAAGATCAAAGACCCCGGGGACAGGGCCTACATCTACTCAAAACTCGCCCGCTTCCACGCGGCCATAGGAAACGGAGACGAGTCAACGGAGTTCTTCGACAGGGCGGCCGAGGAGATAGCGAGGATAAGGGACGAGGGAGAGAGGGCAATAGCGATGGCCGTTCTGGCCCAGAACCTGGCCCTCACAGGCCTGACGGAGGAGGCCATTGAAACCTTCAACGAGGCCTTTGACGCGGTCATCTCCGCCGAGATGGACTACCGGACGAAGCTCGACGTAATAACAGAGATAGCCGGCCTCATCGAGAGCGCCGGCGACAGCCTCGACTCGCGAGAGGCCATAAGGTTCTACGAGATGGCCTACGACATCTTCGACAAGCTCAGGATAAGCCACAGGGCCGCGGACGTGGAGAAGAAGCTGAAGATGGCTAAAACACTCTACTATCATGGCCCGCCCGAGGTCAGGGCGGCCCTGCTGGAGGGCAGGTACCACTACGCCCTCAAGCTCATGGAGAAGCTCTACAAAGATCCTCAGGAGAGGTTCATAGCGATGCTCGAGATGGCGAGCTGGCTGAAGCAGATAGGCGTTCCCGAGTACCTCGACGTGCTCGAGGGGGCCTTCAAGCTCTTCGAGAGGATAGGCCTCTCGGAAACCAACGTCCAGAGGGCGGCCGCGATACTGAGCGGCATGGGGGAGCTTGAGAAGGCCCTCCGCTTTGCCGTGGACATCAAGGATCCGGAGAAGAGGGACGATGCCCTCGCGGCCATCTCGCTTAAGCTGGCCGAGAGAAAGGACTTTCCCGAGGCAAGGGAGGTTGCCAAGCTCATAGGGAACTCCATGCTGAAGGCAAGGCTCCTCGAGGAGATAGCTAGGATTGAGGAGGAGAGCAGGTGGGAGATATGA
- a CDS encoding signal peptidase I translates to MDEGWKKDVAWFFIAILIVAGINYGLKIVMHTDSPLVIVISGSMEPVFYRGDVVLLRSVPPSDIHVGDVIVYNAPMYSYPIIHRVREIKTVDLGGKVERCFVTWGDNNPVPDWGEYRLYPTPYGGVPCVPAYAVDAKAVMVFPKIGLIPLWIREHL, encoded by the coding sequence ATGGATGAGGGCTGGAAAAAGGACGTAGCGTGGTTTTTCATTGCGATTCTCATAGTGGCCGGCATAAACTACGGCCTCAAGATCGTTATGCACACTGATTCCCCCCTCGTCATCGTCATAAGCGGCTCTATGGAGCCGGTCTTCTACAGGGGAGACGTCGTTCTCCTCCGTTCGGTCCCGCCGAGTGACATTCACGTGGGGGACGTCATCGTGTACAACGCCCCCATGTACAGCTACCCGATAATCCACAGGGTTAGGGAGATCAAGACCGTCGACCTCGGCGGGAAGGTCGAGAGGTGCTTCGTCACCTGGGGCGACAACAATCCTGTCCCGGATTGGGGCGAGTACAGGCTCTATCCAACGCCCTACGGTGGAGTCCCGTGCGTTCCGGCTTATGCCGTCGATGCAAAGGCCGTGATGGTCTTTCCGAAGATAGGCCTGATCCCCCTCTGGATAAGGGAGCACCTTTAG
- a CDS encoding type II toxin-antitoxin system VapC family toxin, whose product MKSEGRSQRGGSRSGTSGILIDTSVLIDLYKAKKLEEYAGSAISIVTLFEFVRGIPSERKRVAVLKRLEKLFKVEPLDNVIILSASKIYRYLKGKGKLIDDADIIIGATAIAKGYTVWTTNTDHFERMRDFGVKLYKPRKR is encoded by the coding sequence ATGAAATCAGAAGGGAGGTCTCAAAGAGGAGGGTCTCGTTCAGGGACTTCGGGGATATTGATTGATACGAGTGTTCTGATTGACCTCTACAAGGCCAAAAAGCTCGAAGAATACGCAGGCTCAGCAATCTCGATAGTTACGCTCTTTGAGTTCGTTAGAGGAATTCCAAGTGAAAGAAAGAGAGTAGCAGTTCTGAAGAGATTGGAGAAGCTGTTCAAGGTTGAACCCTTGGACAACGTGATAATCCTCTCTGCCTCGAAGATATACAGGTACCTAAAGGGAAAAGGGAAGCTAATCGATGATGCGGACATAATCATTGGCGCCACTGCGATAGCTAAAGGCTATACAGTGTGGACCACGAACACTGACCATTTTGAGAGAATGCGTGACTTTGGGGTGAAATTGTACAAACCCCGGAAAAGGTGA
- a CDS encoding dipeptidase, with product MIWVFDAHSDLPTLVWRERGKGKTGILESRFEEFFGDYVKARVMSVWTPVDKRPIALRYGLEAVMRLKKDVAESSRLEMVTSVEGMENAIKEGRAALWLGMEGGEPIESLDVLEVFHSLGLRVLTLTWSLRNQIGDGVFERTNGGLTNFGAEVVGKAEELGILLDLSHINEAGFWDALELTSFPVIASHSNARKLCDNPRNLTDEQLKAIAERNGVVGAVAIPGFVDESNPTVERYVEHILYMVDLIGHRSVGLGFDFIYYLEGWSGKVVKGLENEAGIPRLLELLGERLSEREVEAIAYGNFKRVFEEVVG from the coding sequence ATGATATGGGTTTTCGACGCCCACTCGGACCTCCCCACCCTCGTCTGGAGGGAGAGGGGGAAGGGCAAGACCGGGATCCTCGAGTCCCGCTTTGAGGAGTTCTTCGGTGATTACGTGAAGGCCAGGGTTATGTCCGTCTGGACGCCCGTGGACAAGAGGCCCATTGCCCTGCGCTACGGTCTCGAGGCCGTTATGAGGCTCAAAAAAGACGTTGCCGAGAGCTCAAGGCTCGAAATGGTAACCTCTGTCGAGGGCATGGAGAACGCCATAAAGGAAGGAAGGGCCGCTCTGTGGCTCGGAATGGAGGGGGGAGAGCCGATAGAGAGCCTCGACGTTCTGGAGGTCTTCCACAGCCTCGGGCTCAGGGTTCTGACCCTCACGTGGAGCCTCAGGAACCAGATAGGCGATGGAGTCTTTGAGCGGACCAACGGCGGGCTAACGAACTTCGGAGCGGAGGTCGTTGGAAAGGCGGAGGAACTGGGCATTCTGCTCGATCTGAGCCACATAAACGAGGCCGGCTTCTGGGACGCCCTTGAGCTGACCTCCTTCCCGGTGATAGCGTCGCACTCAAACGCGAGAAAACTGTGCGACAACCCGAGGAACCTGACCGACGAGCAGCTGAAGGCAATAGCTGAGAGAAACGGGGTCGTCGGGGCGGTTGCCATTCCGGGCTTCGTGGACGAGAGCAACCCAACGGTAGAGAGGTACGTCGAGCACATCCTCTACATGGTCGATCTCATAGGCCACAGGAGCGTTGGGCTCGGTTTCGACTTCATCTACTACCTCGAGGGCTGGAGCGGAAAGGTCGTCAAAGGCCTCGAAAACGAAGCGGGAATACCGCGCCTTCTTGAGCTGCTCGGAGAGAGGCTGAGCGAGAGGGAGGTGGAGGCGATAGCGTACGGGAACTTTAAGAGGGTTTTTGAAGAAGTAGTGGGGTGA
- a CDS encoding DUF257 family protein, with protein MIDELLGEMKTGEIALIEYEPTSSPEMAFHRIVEHFLERDVPVLVVDVLDTLHTFNEHLKRRGLHLPVEKLTVVKEGGRIKLGNVIGEVFIPSEPSEFTYHQVQYSKTVRPFFEADERPKAIIVLGMEKFILPFQNDLRKVEMYFEIIERPLIAPGGKYTFLFINRAVANEYVLKNLEGEKHYVLELSGEARVTKTPFSLLQIESGLLLVEYGSKDHPELVLGSAIDDLRAGNVLVVDVADTGMVVGKHLEAMEWDVEEQPRVVKIGGRVEWGKTIATLDVYNEPAVFLRKLDGILKGESPKVVLYFGMERIPRFHRDPARIILTIANRAAAELTAPYSAVYLINRDVAPPELRGLLEETAEGVIAFRDGGFEKLKG; from the coding sequence ATGATAGACGAGCTGCTCGGGGAGATGAAAACCGGGGAGATAGCCCTCATTGAGTACGAGCCCACCTCGTCGCCGGAGATGGCTTTCCACAGGATCGTGGAGCACTTCCTTGAGCGGGACGTTCCGGTTCTGGTTGTGGACGTTCTCGATACTCTACACACGTTCAACGAGCATCTGAAGCGGCGCGGTCTTCACCTGCCCGTTGAAAAGCTGACGGTGGTCAAGGAAGGCGGAAGGATAAAGCTGGGAAACGTCATCGGGGAGGTCTTCATACCCTCCGAACCCAGCGAGTTCACCTACCATCAGGTTCAGTACTCGAAAACGGTCAGGCCCTTCTTTGAGGCGGACGAAAGGCCAAAGGCGATAATAGTTCTCGGCATGGAGAAGTTCATACTGCCGTTTCAGAACGATCTGAGAAAGGTCGAGATGTACTTCGAGATCATCGAGAGGCCCCTCATAGCGCCGGGGGGCAAGTACACCTTCCTCTTCATAAACAGGGCGGTTGCAAACGAGTACGTGCTGAAGAACCTTGAGGGCGAGAAGCACTACGTCCTCGAGCTGAGCGGAGAGGCCAGGGTCACCAAGACGCCCTTCAGCCTGCTCCAGATCGAGAGCGGACTTCTGCTGGTGGAGTACGGCTCCAAAGACCATCCGGAGCTGGTTCTCGGTTCTGCCATCGACGACCTCAGGGCGGGGAACGTTCTCGTTGTGGACGTTGCGGACACGGGAATGGTCGTTGGAAAGCACCTTGAGGCCATGGAATGGGACGTTGAAGAACAGCCCCGGGTCGTGAAGATCGGGGGAAGGGTCGAGTGGGGGAAGACAATAGCGACGCTTGACGTCTACAACGAACCCGCGGTCTTTCTAAGAAAGCTCGACGGAATACTGAAGGGCGAATCCCCAAAGGTCGTCCTCTACTTCGGGATGGAGAGGATTCCGAGGTTCCACAGGGATCCGGCGAGGATCATCCTGACGATAGCCAACAGGGCCGCGGCGGAACTCACCGCCCCGTACTCGGCAGTCTACCTCATCAACAGGGACGTTGCACCCCCGGAACTCAGGGGGCTCCTCGAGGAGACCGCCGAAGGGGTCATAGCGTTCCGCGACGGAGGATTCGAAAAGCTGAAGGGCTAA
- a CDS encoding DUF531 domain-containing protein, with protein sequence MLTLALYNTYDARKLHEAHLRAIARAGPIAYAFGFHLALVGFPLEGKPIEVAEEVSSHTTIGEGGTYLLELARRNRFHLLDFPRKGFPPQFGTVVATTRKPEEEKEISPLELAERAFRGESFILLVGLGRHGLPGEIFKLARHHMDITGERISLETCTAIGAIPARIRTLMEALKWMRAGKRT encoded by the coding sequence ATGCTGACGCTCGCGCTCTACAACACCTACGATGCCAGGAAACTCCACGAGGCTCACCTCAGGGCCATAGCGAGGGCAGGTCCGATAGCTTATGCCTTCGGCTTCCACCTGGCCCTCGTCGGTTTTCCGCTCGAAGGAAAACCCATAGAGGTCGCCGAGGAGGTTTCTTCCCACACCACGATCGGTGAGGGGGGAACCTACCTTCTCGAACTCGCCAGGAGAAACCGCTTCCACCTCCTCGACTTTCCGAGGAAGGGCTTCCCCCCTCAGTTTGGAACCGTCGTGGCGACCACAAGAAAACCCGAGGAAGAAAAGGAGATCTCACCGCTCGAACTTGCCGAGAGGGCCTTCAGGGGCGAGAGCTTTATCCTGCTCGTCGGCCTCGGCAGGCACGGTCTTCCGGGGGAAATCTTTAAGTTGGCACGTCATCATATGGACATAACGGGTGAGAGAATAAGCCTCGAAACCTGCACCGCGATAGGTGCAATCCCCGCGAGGATAAGAACGCTCATGGAGGCGCTGAAATGGATGAGGGCTGGAAAAAGGACGTAG
- a CDS encoding RAD55 family ATPase — protein MPFADRISTGISGLDELIEGGLIPGKVYLITGPPGSGKTTMGMHFLIDGAKRNEKVAYVSLVQDPNEAVKDMIRFDPSVQVYAGTKRLLLFDLGPVLWRESAHVPTWRSVLLRIREIAEDERISRLVIDPLTAIEFSMENPAEKKAELARFVRGLEDLGVTTYLIAEMTDLNRYTEEHYLVSGVIMLHYFLLEKKMVRAVQILKMRRTKHETGLFLMEFTQRGLVVQRRSPFEAV, from the coding sequence ATGCCCTTCGCCGACAGGATCTCGACCGGGATCTCGGGACTGGACGAGCTCATAGAGGGTGGCCTAATCCCGGGTAAGGTGTACCTCATAACCGGCCCTCCCGGCAGCGGGAAGACGACGATGGGCATGCACTTCCTCATAGACGGCGCTAAGAGGAACGAAAAGGTTGCCTACGTTTCCCTCGTGCAGGATCCCAACGAGGCAGTGAAGGACATGATACGCTTCGATCCATCGGTCCAGGTTTACGCCGGTACGAAAAGGCTCCTGCTCTTTGACCTGGGCCCCGTTCTCTGGAGGGAATCGGCGCACGTTCCTACCTGGAGAAGCGTCCTTCTGCGGATAAGGGAGATAGCGGAGGACGAGCGGATTTCACGCCTTGTCATCGATCCGCTCACGGCCATAGAGTTCTCGATGGAGAACCCTGCCGAGAAGAAGGCCGAGCTCGCCCGCTTCGTCCGCGGTCTCGAGGATCTTGGCGTTACCACCTACCTCATAGCCGAGATGACCGACCTCAACCGCTATACCGAGGAGCACTACCTCGTCAGCGGCGTCATAATGCTCCACTACTTCCTGCTCGAGAAGAAGATGGTCAGGGCCGTTCAGATCCTGAAAATGAGAAGGACGAAGCACGAGACCGGCCTTTTCCTGATGGAGTTCACCCAGAGGGGCCTTGTCGTTCAGCGGAGGAGCCCCTTTGAGGCGGTTTAG
- a CDS encoding biotin/lipoate A/B protein ligase family protein — MRFIPLIVARPEVQMAIDEAIMLARIEGRVPDTVRLYAFSPSSVTIGRFQSVRHDVNLDEAKRLGIPVVRRITGGGSVFHDEFGEITYSVVVGENFHPALKNVETSYRYLAGPLVDALNDLGLKAGFSGLNDIVANGKKISGSAQTRRKGVILQHGTFMYATRVEILGKVLRVSKAKLADKGVSSIWERVTTLEREGIKLNRWEAYELLRESFFNAFELEEGELTDYELELAEELIEKRYGNPEWNEMR, encoded by the coding sequence ATGCGCTTCATCCCGCTCATCGTTGCCAGACCGGAGGTTCAGATGGCGATAGACGAGGCGATAATGCTGGCAAGGATTGAGGGAAGGGTTCCCGACACGGTAAGGCTCTACGCCTTCTCGCCGAGTTCCGTAACGATAGGTCGCTTCCAGAGCGTGAGGCATGATGTAAACCTCGACGAAGCTAAAAGGCTCGGCATTCCCGTCGTGCGCAGGATAACCGGCGGAGGAAGCGTCTTCCACGACGAGTTCGGCGAGATAACCTACTCGGTCGTCGTCGGCGAGAACTTTCATCCGGCTTTGAAGAACGTTGAGACGAGCTACCGCTATCTGGCGGGCCCACTCGTCGATGCCTTAAACGACCTCGGGCTTAAAGCAGGATTCTCAGGCCTAAACGATATCGTCGCCAACGGGAAGAAGATAAGCGGCTCCGCTCAGACGAGGAGGAAGGGAGTAATCCTTCAGCACGGCACGTTCATGTATGCGACGCGCGTTGAAATCCTCGGAAAAGTCCTGAGAGTCTCCAAGGCGAAGCTCGCTGACAAGGGCGTCTCGAGCATCTGGGAGCGCGTTACGACCCTGGAGCGCGAGGGAATAAAGCTGAACCGCTGGGAGGCCTACGAGCTGTTGAGGGAGAGCTTTTTCAACGCCTTCGAACTTGAAGAGGGCGAGCTGACCGATTACGAACTTGAGCTTGCCGAGGAGCTCATTGAGAAGCGCTACGGTAATCCAGAGTGGAACGAGATGAGGTGA